Proteins encoded within one genomic window of Hyphomicrobiales bacterium:
- a CDS encoding Crp/Fnr family transcriptional regulator, producing the protein MNLHRDVGFLRGLPLFQFFGEDQLQLVAFNCSHRGYEDGQLLFKKGEQAASAFIIVSGAVEFVGETGRQLYGEGRFGPGTVIGETTMIVRSQRPAAARAVGEVEAMEIPRSVFLRVLREYPEIAEKIRRVMASRVGAFVAELKDYQTDFTEETA; encoded by the coding sequence GTGAACCTCCACCGGGATGTCGGTTTCCTGCGCGGCTTGCCGCTGTTTCAGTTTTTCGGCGAGGACCAGCTGCAGCTCGTGGCGTTCAATTGCAGCCACCGCGGCTATGAGGACGGCCAGCTCCTGTTCAAAAAGGGCGAGCAGGCGGCTAGCGCCTTCATCATTGTTTCCGGCGCCGTCGAGTTCGTCGGCGAAACCGGCAGGCAACTCTACGGCGAGGGCCGGTTCGGCCCGGGAACGGTCATCGGCGAGACGACGATGATCGTCCGCTCGCAGCGCCCGGCCGCCGCGCGCGCGGTGGGCGAGGTTGAAGCGATGGAGATTCCCCGCTCGGTCTTCCTCCGCGTGCTCAGGGAATATCCGGAGATCGCCGAAAAGATTCGCCGCGTCATGGCCTCGCGCGTCGGCGCCTTCGTCGCCGAGCTGAAGGACTACCAGACGGACTTTACCGAAGAGACCGCTTAA
- a CDS encoding exodeoxyribonuclease III, whose translation MTVTVATWNINSIRLRVAQVGRFLEAQRPDILCLQEIKCANGHFPAAALHELGYRHIAVNGQKAYHGVATLSRRPFAQVESLSFCGKEDARHLAVSFGTDAGADLAGITVHNFYVPAGGDIPDPEVNDKFAHKLEFLSEMRAWSRGLRGNGAALLVGDLNIAPLETDVWSHKQLLRVVSHTPVEVEHLNAVQAAGDWVDVVRAQIPPEERLYTWWSYRAQDWEASDRGRRLDHIWASPGLAERVVTAEVIKQARGWPQPSDHAPVVVRLKRSLR comes from the coding sequence ATGACCGTTACCGTCGCCACCTGGAACATCAACTCCATCCGCCTGCGCGTGGCCCAGGTCGGCCGGTTTCTGGAGGCGCAGCGGCCGGACATTCTCTGCTTGCAGGAAATCAAGTGCGCCAACGGCCATTTTCCGGCCGCGGCCTTGCACGAGCTCGGCTATCGTCACATCGCCGTCAATGGCCAGAAGGCCTATCACGGCGTTGCCACCCTGTCCCGCCGGCCGTTCGCTCAAGTCGAGAGCTTGTCCTTCTGCGGCAAGGAGGATGCCCGACACCTCGCCGTCAGCTTCGGGACCGACGCGGGCGCCGATCTTGCCGGCATCACGGTGCACAATTTCTACGTTCCGGCGGGCGGCGACATCCCCGACCCGGAGGTCAACGACAAATTCGCCCACAAGCTTGAATTTCTCTCCGAGATGCGGGCCTGGTCGCGGGGCTTGCGCGGCAATGGCGCTGCCCTTCTCGTCGGCGATCTCAACATCGCGCCGCTGGAGACCGACGTCTGGTCGCACAAGCAGCTGTTGCGGGTCGTCAGCCACACACCGGTCGAGGTCGAGCATTTGAACGCGGTCCAGGCGGCCGGCGACTGGGTCGACGTGGTCCGGGCGCAGATCCCGCCCGAAGAGCGGCTCTACACCTGGTGGAGCTACCGCGCGCAGGACTGGGAGGCGTCCGACCGCGGCCGGCGCCTCGACCATATCTGGGCAAGCCCGGGCCTTGCCGAGCGCGTCGTCACCGCCGAGGTGATCAAGCAGGCGCGCGGCTGGCCGCAGCCTTCCGACCACGCGCCCGTCGTGGTGCGGCTTAAGCGGTCTCTTCGGTAA
- a CDS encoding outer-membrane lipoprotein carrier protein LolA: MSEERKERLMKRIGMAAIAVAILAIIALAVLPAQARTGIELNEDQIAIVRQINAYINSLGSVKGRFTQIGPDGEFAEGNFYLQRPGRMRFEYSPPNPILVVADGFWVGIEDRKLQSTQKYPLVTTPLSLLLGKRVDLFKDARIVGFERRLGDIEVTVEAASGSAPGQLTLIFGGPIFALKQWTVVDAQGLTTQVAVFDLVAGLNFDPKLFWINDNLILNTNER, from the coding sequence ATGAGCGAAGAGCGCAAGGAGCGATTGATGAAGCGCATCGGCATGGCGGCAATTGCAGTGGCGATCCTGGCCATCATCGCGCTCGCCGTGCTTCCGGCGCAGGCCCGCACGGGCATCGAACTGAACGAAGACCAGATCGCCATCGTCCGCCAGATCAACGCCTATATCAACAGCCTGGGAAGCGTGAAGGGCCGCTTCACCCAGATCGGGCCCGATGGCGAGTTCGCGGAAGGCAATTTCTACCTGCAGCGGCCCGGGCGCATGCGCTTCGAATATTCCCCGCCCAACCCGATTCTGGTCGTCGCCGACGGTTTCTGGGTCGGCATCGAGGACCGCAAGCTGCAGTCGACGCAGAAATATCCGCTCGTCACCACGCCGCTCAGCCTGTTGCTCGGCAAGCGCGTCGATCTGTTCAAGGATGCGCGGATCGTCGGCTTCGAGCGCCGCTTGGGCGACATCGAAGTGACCGTGGAGGCGGCGTCGGGGAGCGCTCCGGGCCAGCTCACCCTGATCTTCGGCGGCCCGATCTTCGCCCTCAAGCAATGGACCGTCGTCGACGCCCAGGGCCTGACCACGCAGGTCGCCGTGTTCGACCTGGTCGCGGGCCTCAACTTTGACCCTAAGCTCTTCTGGATAAACGACAATCTTATTCTCAACACGAATGAACGCTAG